From the genome of Scytonema hofmannii PCC 7110, one region includes:
- a CDS encoding pentapeptide repeat-containing protein — MANDEHWALLRQGVKTVWNKWRRENPEIKPDLANVDIPNINLCGVDFKGVNLSRANLSGADLYQADFSEVDLSGANLDGANLSGANLKGAKINRETVIGQKWYLVWEIFNKGADNRNLSEVNLSGAYLRGANLCGAHLSGANLSGADLRESKIRRANFDGANLSGANLSGADLYKASFSQANFDSAELIETNLSRANFSQANLKAAKLIRVQALNTNFSEALFTEACLEDWNISTATNVDNIVCDYVYLQDAHKERCPIYGNFLPGDFSKILRKTLETINLVFYHGINWKAFSTAFKNAELENQGAQLDILNIEKKEDGILIVQVKVSSIGDKFKVHNDLRKGYDNALKALEIPSHTQVENQEQEINRLFHLI; from the coding sequence ATGGCAAATGACGAACATTGGGCTTTGCTAAGGCAAGGCGTAAAAACGGTTTGGAATAAGTGGCGAAGGGAAAATCCTGAAATCAAACCAGACCTCGCTAATGTTGACATACCTAACATCAATCTCTGTGGGGTTGATTTTAAAGGAGTGAATCTGAGTAGGGCTAACCTCAGTGGTGCTGACTTGTATCAGGCAGATTTTAGCGAAGTGGATCTGAGTGGGGCTAACCTTGATGGGGCTAATCTTAGTGGAGCAAATTTGAAAGGAGCTAAGATTAACCGGGAAACAGTTATCGGTCAGAAGTGGTATTTGGTTTGGGAAATTTTTAATAAAGGAGCAGATAACCGCAATCTTAGCGAAGTGAATCTGAGCGGAGCTTACCTCAGAGGCGCTAATCTTTGTGGCGCTCATTTGAGTGGTGCTAATTTAAGTGGAGCCGACCTAAGAGAGTCTAAAATAAGGAGAGCAAATTTTGATGGAGCTAACCTCTCAGGGGCTAATCTCAGTGGTGCTGATTTGTACAAAGCAAGTTTTAGTCAGGCTAACTTTGATAGTGCTGAACTTATTGAAACTAACCTAAGCAGGGCTAATTTCAGTCAGGCTAACTTGAAAGCAGCGAAATTGATTAGAGTTCAAGCACTGAATACAAACTTTTCTGAGGCACTATTTACAGAAGCTTGTTTGGAAGACTGGAATATTAGCACAGCCACGAATGTTGATAATATAGTCTGCGATTATGTTTATCTACAAGACGCTCATAAAGAACGTTGTCCTATTTACGGAAATTTTTTGCCTGGAGATTTTAGCAAAATTCTTCGCAAAACTTTGGAAACAATAAATTTAGTTTTCTATCACGGTATTAATTGGAAAGCTTTTTCTACTGCCTTTAAGAACGCAGAACTTGAAAATCAAGGCGCACAACTAGATATTTTAAACATTGAAAAAAAAGAAGATGGCATTCTTATAGTACAGGTGAAAGTTTCTTCTATTGGAGATAAGTTCAAAGTTCATAATGATTTAAGAAAAGGTTATGATAATGCTCTAAAAGCATTGGAAATACCA